In Arachis hypogaea cultivar Tifrunner chromosome 2, arahy.Tifrunner.gnm2.J5K5, whole genome shotgun sequence, a genomic segment contains:
- the LOC112758094 gene encoding transcription factor E2FA-like, with the protein MSGGAGPPPQHTKPDDSGVPIRPPLKRHLAFASMKPSFAQPDEYHSFSSASGAPDSGRKLAADQQAEVVVVRSPHIKRKGGMTNIEGDSQKLSNVPGSANAASSPFKTPVSSKGGRTHAKSKVSKEGMQCPQTPISNSGSPSPLTPAGSCRYDNSLGMLTKKFVNLVKHSEDGNLDLNQAAETLEVKKRRIYDITNVLEGIGLIEKKLKNRIHWKGTESSSGDVDGDISMLKEEVEKLSLEEHRLDDRIREMQERLRSLSEDENKQKFLFVTEEDIKAVPCFQNETLIAIKAPHGTTLEVPDPEEAVDYLQRRYRIILRSTMGPIDVYLISQFEERFEEINGPEPPVSLPLPSSSGSNEPPVAETVPAECSAKGLEPQPQIPSHTYSDLNTSQDFGGGMMKIVPSDADNDADYWLLSDADISITDMWRTDSSVDWNGVDMLHPDFGSIPRPQTPSSGIAETPSTVTNPNQR; encoded by the exons ATGTCCGGCGGCGCTGGACCTCCGCCGCAGCATACCAAGCCGGATGATTCTGGCGTCCCTATCCGGCCGCCGTTAAAGCGCCACCTCGCATTTGCGTCGATGAAGCCGTCGTTCGCTCAGCCGGATGAGTACCATAGCTTCTCCTCCGCCTCCGGTGCTCCTGACTCCGGCAGGAAACTCGCCGCCGATCAACAGGCTGAAGTCGTTGTTGTTAGATCTCCG CACATTAAGAGGAAGGGTGGAATGACTAATATTGAAGGAGACTCGCAAAAGCTTAGTAATGTTCCTGGATCAGCAAACGCAGCAAGTAGTCCTTTCAAAACTCCAGTGTCGTCCAAAGGGGGAAGGACGCATGCTAAGTCAAAGGTTTCCAAAGAAGGAATGCAATGCCCTCAGACTCCCATCTCCAATTCTG GTTCCCCATCTCCTCTTACTCCTGCTGGAAGCTGTCGCTATGACAACTCCTTAG GTATGTTGACAAAAAAGTTTGTCAATTTGGTAAAGCATTCAGAAGATGGTAATCTTGACCTAAATCAAGCAGCAGAAACTTTGGAG GTGAAAAAGAGGAGGATATATGACATAACTAATGTTTTGGAAGGCATTGGTCTCATTGAAAAGAAGCTCAAGAACAGAATACATTGGAA GGGAACAGAATCTTCTTCCGGTGACGTGGATGGTGATATCTCGATGCTTAAG GAAGAAGTTGAGAAACTCTCCTTGGAAGAGCATAGATTAGATGACCGAATAAG GGAAATGCAAGAAAGGCTTAGGAGTTTGAGTGAAGATGAAAATAAGCAGAA GTTCCTTTTTGTGACTGAAGAAGATATTAAGGCCGTACCTTGCTTCCAG AATGAAACCCTGATAGCAATTAAAGCTCCACATGGAACCACCCTAGAAGTCCCTGATCCCGAGGAA GCTGTTGACTATCTGCAGAGGAGATATAGGATCATTCTTAGAAGTACTATGGGGCCCATTGATGTTTACCTTATCAG TCAATTCGAAGAGAGATTTGAAGAGATAAATGGTCCTGAGCCCCCTGTGAGCCTCCCGCTTCCTTCGAGTTCAGGGTCCAATGAACCACCAGTGGCAGAAACAGTTCCTGCCGAGTGCAGTGCAAAAGGACTAGAACCTCAACCTCAGATCCCCTCTCACACGTACTCTGATCTAAACACATCACAAGACTTTGGTGGGGGCATGATGAAGATTGTCCCTTCAGATGCTGAT AATGATGCAGATTATTGGCTTCTATCAGATGCTGACATTAGCATAACAGATATGTGGAGAACAGATT CTAGTGTTGATTGGAATGGGGTAGACATGCTTCATCCCGACTTCGGAAGTATCCCTAGGCCTCAAACTCCATCATCTGGGATCGCTGAAACTCCATCCACTGTAACTAATCCTAATCAAAGGTGA
- the LOC112758119 gene encoding uncharacterized protein, which produces MEHSAAATTATPKKSHLNLDKLPNKSSSSYTSLKDMLPFTAVNSPSPTPTAAATAASSSSGGGSISIRNRLVKQAAWAYLQPMSPSPCSPSGPNFIGRLRLRFESVSRRHRRRNAIIPCLSFVSDIVACFNRVFQYIVHAITGQGIR; this is translated from the exons ATGGAACATTCCGCCGCCGCCACCACCGCCACACCAAAAAAATCACACCTCAACTTAGACAAACTCCCCAACAAATCCTCCTCTTCTTACACTTCCCTCAAAGACATGCTTCCTTTCACCGCCGTGAACTCCCCCTCCCCAACTCCCACCGCCGCCGCCACTGCCGCCTCATCCTCCAGTGGCGGTGGCAGCATATCCATTCGCAACCGGCTTGTGAAGCAGGCTGCTTGGGCTTACCTCCAGCCCATGTCACCTTCACCATGTAGCCCATCAGGCCCAAACTTCATCGGCCGCCTACGCCTCAGATTCGAATCCGTCAGCCGCCGCCACCGCCGCCGCAACGCCATTATTCCTTGCCTGAGCTTCGTATCTGACATAGTTGCTTGTTTCAACCGAGTTTTCCAATATATAGTTCACGCAATCACTGGCCAA GGAATAAGGTGA
- the LOC112758108 gene encoding putative HVA22-like protein g isoform X1: MIGDFLTRLLILIFGYAYPGFECYKTVEKNKVDIEELRFWCKYWTIVALYTIIEKFVDIFFGWLPFYGEAKIFMFVYLWNNKTKGTTVIYETILKPIISRHESDIDRKILEFKARAKDYILFYWQIAAQYGSGAFVQALQYVASQSVRMTANPPAATNNQKKEEQQEVPISTQPTPINKLKQIPSLSKTKKWPPSPPSSPSATTIIHRGTPKSRANNTEVEDDGESFGMDDSSVRERINKARARLRRLEGSQQSPRTPRTPFRDQE; this comes from the exons atgatagggGACTTTCTTACTCGGTTACTTAT CCTCATCTTCGGGTATGCATACCCTGGATTCGAATGCTATAAAACAGTGGAGAAAAATAAGGTTGACATTGAAGAACTTCGATTCTGGTGTAAATACTG GACCATTGTGGCACTTtacacaatcatagagaagtttGTAGACATATTTTTTGGATG GTTGCCATTCTATGGAGAGGCAAAGATTTTTATGTTCGTCTACCTTTGGAATAACAAAACCAAG GGAACAACTGTTATTTATGAAACAATATTGAAGCCTATTATATCAAGGCATGAGAGTGACATAGACAGAAAAATACTAGAATTTAAGGCAAGGGCAAAGGACTATATCCTCTTTTATTGGCAAATTGCAGCACAATATGGAAGTGGTGCTTTTGTTCAGGCTCTTCAATATGTGGCTTCTCAATCCGTTAGAATGACTGCTAATCCTCCTGCCGCCACTAATAATCAG AAAAAGGAGGAGCAACAAGAAGTGCCTATATCAACACAACCAACACCAATTAATAAGTTGAAGCAAATTCCTTCCCTAAGCAAGACTAAGAAGTGGCCACCAAGCCCGCCGTCGTCGCCGAGCGCCACCACAATTATCCACCGGGGGACTCCTAAGTCCCGAGCCAATAACACGGAGGTCGAGGACGACGGCGAGTCCTTCGGCATGGATGATAGTAGTGTGAGGGAAAGAATCAACAAAGCTCGTGCAAGGCTAAGAAGGTTAGAAGGCTCACAACAAAGTCCTCGTACCCCACGAACACCATTTCGTGATCAAGAATAA
- the LOC112758108 gene encoding HVA22-like protein j isoform X2 — protein sequence MIGDFLTRLLILIFGYAYPGFECYKTVEKNKVDIEELRFWCKYWTIVALYTIIEKFVDIFFGWLPFYGEAKIFMFVYLWNNKTKGTTVIYETILKPIISRHESDIDRKILEFKARAKDYILFYWQIAAQYGSGAFVQALQYVASQSVRMTANPPAATNNQKQA from the exons atgatagggGACTTTCTTACTCGGTTACTTAT CCTCATCTTCGGGTATGCATACCCTGGATTCGAATGCTATAAAACAGTGGAGAAAAATAAGGTTGACATTGAAGAACTTCGATTCTGGTGTAAATACTG GACCATTGTGGCACTTtacacaatcatagagaagtttGTAGACATATTTTTTGGATG GTTGCCATTCTATGGAGAGGCAAAGATTTTTATGTTCGTCTACCTTTGGAATAACAAAACCAAG GGAACAACTGTTATTTATGAAACAATATTGAAGCCTATTATATCAAGGCATGAGAGTGACATAGACAGAAAAATACTAGAATTTAAGGCAAGGGCAAAGGACTATATCCTCTTTTATTGGCAAATTGCAGCACAATATGGAAGTGGTGCTTTTGTTCAGGCTCTTCAATATGTGGCTTCTCAATCCGTTAGAATGACTGCTAATCCTCCTGCCGCCACTAATAATCAG AAGCAGGCGTGA
- the LOC112758135 gene encoding uncharacterized protein, which translates to MAEHRQYLCMMSEDKIYGINLKKLIPEKEEQDEDENEEQNKEVEDWKNLPNFCFDFSKDLSLRYMHALELDSKIHLIGGQKCNSEDGSYKPSNKVYKLDFDFTDDDDDDDDDDNNKEEPQINESELIPQTPTYFGEDKCLVTKIRGDHYFLILDDAAPASVPNNNFWVLRSETREWEPLPAAPNPGIAGIGAQTHWFVFYDILYIRIALVDGRIFVLYYESDDPEKGWTLHHDEDDFTSSFWLTIDDQRRFFTPHILPFPCLPGFDFDCCVTLSFFLEEEFTIHALLVTRLGVKYFQEIKGCFDEIPSFLRKVEPILLDLGDGKVCVMLCGFERKHGCGDRFLCVLVLSLAMKEGVEVNLLEYPPAERDFLIVNVISKSFYTLKEDPNEWYGFHVFRDIIIEGGDKRKHDIFLTEIETETKTEIETEIEI; encoded by the exons ATGGCGGAACACCGACAATATCTTTGCATGATGTCGGAAGATAAGATTTAtggtatcaatctcaagaaattAATACCAGAAAAAGAGGAACAGGACGAGGACGAGAACGAAGAACAAAACAAAGAAGTGGAGGATTGGAAAAATCTACCAaatttttgctttgatttttcCAAAGATCTTTCGTTAAGATACATGCATGCATTGGAATTGGATTCTAAGATTCATCTTATAGGAGGTCAAAAATGTAACTCTGAAGATGGTTCATATAAACCATCAAACAAAGTCTACAAACTTGACTTTGATTTCACGGACGATGACGACGACGACGATGACGACGACAATAACAAAGAAGAACCGCAAATAAATGAATCCGAATTAATCCCACAAACTCCTACATACTTTGGTGAAGATAAATGTTTAGTTACAAAAATTAGAGGGGATCATTACTTTTTAATACTAGATGACGCTGCACCTGCATCCGTACCTAATAATAATTTTTGGGTTCTGAGATCCGAGACAAGAGAATGGGAACCTTTGCCGGCTGCTCCGAATCCTGGAATAGCCGGTATAGGGGCCCAAACTCATTGGTTTGTTTTCTACGATATTCTCTACATTCGAATTGCTTTGGTAGATGGTagaatttttgttttatattatgaATCAGACGATCCAGAGAAGGGGTGGACGTTGCATCATGATGAAGATGATTTTACGAGTTCTTTTTGGCTTACAATTGATGATCAACGTAGATTTTTCACTCCACATATTCTTCCCTTTCCATGTCTACCAG gttttgattttgattgttGCGTGACGCTTTCCTTCTTTCTTGAAGAAGAATTTACAATCCACGCCTTACTGGTGACTCGACTTGGTGTTAAGTACTTTCAAGAGATTAAAGGATGTTTCGACGAAATCCCATCGTTTCTTCGAAAAGTCGAGCCAATTCTTCTTGATCTCGGCGACGGCAAGGTTTGTGTCATGTTATGTGGCTTTGAAAGGAAACATGGTTGTGGAGATAGATTCTTATGTGTCTTGGTTCTTAGTCTTGCCATGAAAGAGGGAGTTGAAGTTAATCTTTTGGAATATCCCCCAGCAGAGCGTGATTTCTTAATCGTTAATGTAATTAGTAAATCTTTCTATACCTTGAAGGAAGATCCTAATGAATGGTACGGATTTCATGTTTTCCGAGACATTATTATAGAAGGTGGTGACAAAAGAAAACATGATATTTTTCTAACAGAAATAGAAACAGAAACAAAAACAGAAATAGAAACAGAAATAGAAATATGA
- the LOC112758144 gene encoding uncharacterized protein encodes MAAEKNQRHLLVLMHKRICGIDPMKLITPEKEEEAVDWENLPPFLFDFSVVLPLARMHALELDPKMYLVGGLKLTHMKFDHYYAGPSDPSKTVYELDLDKKKVEESKSMDDAPKFIATGFYTLHKIRSDYYFIMMGGLVPADAPQNFWVLRSGTKVWECLPDAPGNPDQHSHSSLAHSSWFDFYGKLYLRMRFEDGRVFVHSYDIHNSHWTTSEGDNSFTRSFCVPVDSDGFFLPRVHIPDLVDPGKYLALSCERIGEKHLVCAFQVDELGVVIFQRLEGCLDRMPSFFHEKTPVMVDLDGKGTFVVMLPGFAKEQKQDPVLCLLVLQLIAKKVVSYPSRVLRSSVRSPMECEFLDWKVLSMNMYSRKGGFDDWISVSLFPGIPCDEAIAYEVPRRGKRKCSQI; translated from the exons ATGGCCGCGGAGAAGAATCAACGACACCTTTTGGTGCTAATGCATAAAAGGATCTGCGGCATCGACCCCATGAAACTGATAACACccgagaaggaggaggaggctGTGGATTGGGAAAATCTACCTCCGTTTCTCTTTGATTTCAGCGTGGTTCTTCCGCTGGCCCGCATGCACGCTTTGGAGTTGGATCCCAAGATGTATCTTGTTGGAGGTCTCAAACTCACTCATATGAAATTTGATCATTATTATGCTGGTCCTTCCGATCCTTCCAAAACAGTCTACGAACTAGACCTTGACAAGAAGAAGGTGGAGGAGTCGAAATCAATGGATGATGCTCCAAAGTTTATTGCTACCGGGTTCTATACTCTTCACAAAATCAGAAgtgattattattttataatgatGGGTGGTCTCGTACCCGCGGATGCTCCTCAGAATTTTTGGGTTCTACGCTCTGGGACCAAGGTTTGGGAATGCTTGCCTGATGCTCCTGGTAATCCTGACCAACACTCACATTCCTCACTTGCTCACAGTTCATGGTTCGACTTCTATGGTAAGCTATACCTCCGAATGCGTTTCGAAGATGGAAGAGTTTTCGTCCACTCGTATGATATCCATAACTCACATTGGACAACCAGTGAGGGTGACAATAGTTTTACGCGTTCTTTTTGTGTCCCAGTGGATTCCGATGGCTTCTTTCTTCCAAGGGTGCATATTCCAg ATTTGGTTGATCCTGGGAAATACCTAGCACTTTCGTGCGAACGGATTGGAGAAAAACACTTGGTGTGCGCTTTCCAGGTGGATGAATTGGGTGTCGTTATCTTCCAAAGGCTTGAAGGCTGCCTAGATAGAATGCCATCCTTCTTTCATGAGAAAACGCCTGTGATGGTTGATCTTGATGGCAAAGGCACTTTTGTTGTTATGTTACCTGGCTTTGCAAAGGAACAGAAACAGGATCCAGTCCTCTGCCTGTTGGTTCTTCAACTCATTGCAAAGAAGGTTGTATCCTATCCCTCCCGTGTCCTCCGTAGCTCTGTGAGGTCACCAATGGAGTGTGAGTTCTTAGATTGGAAAGTCCTTAGCATGAACATGTACAGCAGAAAAGGTGGCTTTGATGATTGGATTAGTGTCTCTCTTTTCCCTGGCATCCCCTGTGATGAAGCCATTGCGTACGAGGTCCCAAGGAGAGGTAAAAGAAAATGCAGCCAAATTTGA
- the LOC140172848 gene encoding uncharacterized protein has translation MTAEKNQRYLMVLMRTKICGIDLMKLITPEKEAVDWENLPPLPFDFSMDLPLGRTFALELDSKIHLVGGVKYMSSYDYSFDNAFYTPCNKVYELDLDKKEVEESKSIDDAPELSVSGYSTLHKIGSDYYFMRMCGLGGFLPDNGAQNFWVLRSGTKVWEHLPDAPDLPDIPFYHSIIDHSSWFDFYGKLYIRLCLDDGRVVLFSYDTHNLHWTTTVGDNSFTRSFCVPLASHGQRRFFLPRVHIPDLVDPGKYLALSCECIEGKKRIYAFQVDELGVLFFQRLEGCLDRMPPLYDEKTPVLVDLDGKGKFIVMVPGSAKEEKEDQVLFVLVLQVVPKKFVNHPSRVLRRSVRSPTECAFLDWKVLSMHMYSMEVPKWGIRDYLSAVFIFPDIQWEEENAQERKKK, from the exons ATGACGGCGGAGAAGAATCAACGATACCTTATGGTGCTAATGCGTACAAAGATCTGCGGCATCGACCTCATGAAACTGATAACACCCGAGAAGGAGGCTGTGGATTGGGAAAATCTACCTCCGTTACCCTTCGATTTCAGCATGGATCTTCCACTTGGCCGCACGTTCGCTTTGGAGTTGGATTCCAAGATTCATCTCGTTGGAGGTGTCAAATATATGTCCAGCTAtgattattcttttgataatgcTTTCTATACTCCTTGCAATAAAGTCTACGAACTAGACCTTGACAAGAAGGAGGTAGAGGAGTCGAAATCAATCGATGATGCTCCAGAGTTATCTGTTTCCGGGTACTCTACTCTTCACAAAATCGGAAGTGATTATTATTTTATGAGGATGTGTGGTCTAGGTGGTTTCCTACCCGACAATGGTGCTCAGAATTTTTGGGTTCTACGCTCTGGGACCAAGGTTTGGGAACACTTGCCTGATGCTCCTGATCTTCCTGATATTCCTTTCTACCATTCCATAATTGATCACAGTTCATGGTTCGACTTCTATGGTAAGCTATACATCCGACTCTGTTTGGATGATGGAAGAGTTGTCCTCTTCTCTTATGACACCCATAACCTACATTGGACAACGACTGTGGGTGACAATAGTTTTACGCGTTCTTTTTGTGTCCCACTGGCATCCCATGGCCAGCGTCGCTTCTTTCTTCCAAGGGTGCATATTCCAG ATTTGGTTGATCCTGGCAAATACCTGGCACTTTCATGCGAATGCATTGAAGGGAAAAAAAGGATATATGCATTCCAGGTGGATGAATTGGGTGTCCTTTTCTTCCAAAGGCTTGAAGGCTGCTTAGATAGAATGCCGCCCTTGTATGATGAGAAAACGCCTGTGCTTGTTGATCTTGATGGCAAAGGCAAGTTTATTGTTATGGTACCTGGCTCTGCaaaggaagaaaaagaggacCAGGTCCTCTTTGTGTTGGTTCTTCAGGTTGTTCCAAAGAAGTTTGTCAACCATCCCTCCCGGGTCCTCCGTAGGTCTGTGAGGTCCCCAACGGAGTGTGCGTTCTTAGATTGGAAGGTCCTTAGCATGCACATGTACAGCATGGAGGTCCCGAAGTGGGGAATAAGAGATTATTTGTCTGCTGTCTTTATTTTCCCTGACATCCAGTGGGAAGAAGAGAATGCCCAGGAGAGGAAAAAGAAATAG
- the LOC112758182 gene encoding uncharacterized protein, giving the protein MMADKNQRYLLVLTPERICGIDTMKLITPEEEETVNWENLPPFPFDFSVDLPRICMYALELDSKIHLVGGCQYYFKYHPCHRGAFQSSKKVFELDLDKKEVEESKSIDDAPRNFDTQFITCYKVRSDYYFIATGGFAPVEHPPHLFSVLRSGTKVWECLPDAPGHPDIWSGSWVVNNSWFDFYGKLYLRLCLNDGRVFIHYYDTDNPHKGWTKSEGDNSFTGSFCVPVGSDGQRHFFHPTVHIPDLVDPGKYLALSCERIGGKKVICAFQVDELGVLIFQRLDGCLDRMPSFYRELDSMISCNCEKTPVLVDLDGKGTFLVMLPGFAKGRIQVVCMLVLQVVAKKVVSHPSRILRRSVRSPMECDFLDWKILSMHMYSMKEDIEDWSTVSIFPGIPCDEATVYEVPRRGKRKYSQI; this is encoded by the exons ATGATGGCGGATAAGAATCAACGATACCTTTTGGTGCTAACGCCTGAAAGGATCTGCGGCATCGACACCATGAAATTGATAACACCCGAGGAGGAGGAGACTGTGAATTGGGAAAATCTACCTCCGTTTCCCTTTGATTTCAGCGTGGATCTTCCACGGATCTGCATGTACGCTTTGGAGTTGGATTCCAAGATTCATCTCGTTGGAGGTTGCCAATATTACTTCAAATATCATCCATGTCATCGTGGTGCTTTTCAATCTTCCAAAAAAGTCTTCGAACTAGACCTTGACAAGAAGGAGGTGGAGGAGTCGAAATCAATCGATGATGCTCCAAGGAATTTTGATACCCAGTTCATAACTTGTTACAAAGTTAGAAGTGATTATTATTTCATAGCGACGGGTGGTTTCGCACCCGTGGAGCATCCTCCTCATTTATTTTCGGTTCTACGCTCCGGAACCAAGGTTTGGGAATGCTTGCCTGATGCTCCTGGTCATCCCGACATTTGGTCGGGTTCCTGGGTAGTTAACAATTCATGGTTCGACTTCTATGGTAAGCTATACCTCCGACTCTGTTTGAATGATGGAAGAGTTTTTATCCACTATTATGACACAGATAACCCACACAAGGGCTGGACAAAGAGTGAGGGTGACAACAGTTTTACGGGTTCTTTTTGTGTCCCAGTGGGTTCCGATGGCCAGCGTCACTTCTTTCATCCTACTGTGCATATTCCAG ATCTGGTTGATCCTGGCAAATACCTGGCACTTTCGTGCGAACGGATTGGAGGAAAAAAAGTGATATGTGCTTTCCAGGTGGATGAATTGGGTGTCCTTATCTTTCAAAGGCTTGACGGCTGTTTAGATAGAATGCCATCCTTCTATCGTGAGTTAGATAGCATGATATCCTGCAATTGTGAGAAAACGCCTGTGCTTGTTGATCTTGATGGCAAAGGCACGTTTCTTGTTATGTTACCTGGCTTTGCAAAGGGCCGGATCCAAGTCGTCTGCATGTTGGTTCTTCAAGTCGTTGCAAAGAAGGTTGTATCCCACCCCTCCAGGATCCTCCGGAGATCTGTGCGCTCCCCAATGGAGTGTGATTTCTTAGATTGGAAGATCCTTAGCATGCACATGTACAGCATGAAGGAAGACATCGAAGATTGGTCTACTGTCTCTATTTTCCCTGGCATCCCTTGCGATGAAGCCACTGTGTACGAGGTTCCAAGGAGAGGGAAAAGAAAATACAGCCAAATTTGA